A segment of the Panacibacter ginsenosidivorans genome:
ATAGTAATTGTGCCGCCCAGCTCAAAAAAATCCCTGTCTGCCAACAGGCAGGAACTCTCAATTTTATCCTTTGCGCACTACGCAACGGAAGCCCGGATTTATTGAATACCGGCTCAATAAAAAATTCTTAATTAAGAGTATCATTGGGTTACTCTTGCCGGGTGCAGTTTTTCATAGCAACCTTGTTGCGTCGCACACTTCAGCATTTTTCACGCTGTTGATCTGTGACATAGTGAGGATAAAAGAATTTCCGGGTAATTAAAAAATTATTGTTCTTGTATTAGTGCCTTTTCAATAGTTGTTATTTTTCTATGCGTACTGCCGTTACTTTAAATTCCGGTGTTTCCGTGTAACTATCCCTGAATGGGCTGGTTATTTTTTTCATGAAAATTTTGTTATTACTAAATGTACTGAACACTTCTCCCTTTTTAAGAGCACTATCAATCGATACCGGAAGTGAAGTTTCCCCGTACCTGCTGATTAGCCTTGCACTGTCTCCGGTATTCAACTTAATAGACGGTCAGTGGTTTCTATAGACACTGAATGACTGACCGGTCACTTTGCAGAAAAATTGTATCATTTCCTATATCCTTTCTCCAGTATATAATGCTGGAACGTTCCACCAAGCAATATCATTAAGCAGTCAGTCAGCCGTAAGTATAGATAAATGATTGACTGACCGAGCAACTCAGGAGTAAATAGAAACTTTTAAAAACTCTAAAAAGATATGGGAATTTTAAAATGCTTATACGAAAAAAAAGAACTGGATGTTGATACTGGTTTCTTCAGCCTCTTTTCCTTTCCATTAATAAAAGGTACACCCGCAACCGTATTAAAAAATTTGAACAGTGTTGTGCTGACCGAATCAACTGCTAAAAAATATTTTGGAAGCGTTGATAATGCCATGGCGAATATCATAACACTGAATAAAGAAATACCGCTGAAAGTTACAGGTATCGCGAAAGATGTTAAGCTTCTATGTGTTTTCTTTCTGGCTGATCCGTTGTGGCCGTCATTTGCCTGTACATTTTTTTAATGCACTGTCTTCCGGCAGCATTTCAAAATATTTGATTATTTCTGAGCCTGTTTCAAAGCGGCCTTCTTCAGCCTTTCAAACTGTACCTGAACGATGGAATTTACAAGGTTCAGGTAATCAGTAATCCTTTTAGCCCTGTAATCTTCTTCAGAAATCGGGATAGGATAATATTCCTTATTGATTGTTTGATAATAGTGCCTTCTCATCATTTCTATTAACCTGTCTTCAATATTTGAAATAACAGATGCTATACCGAAATGTGCAACTTTTATTGGGCTATCTATCGTGTAAGCCAAACCCATAACCGGGGTATTAAATTTATGAATTGAAGAAGGATACATGATGAAATAACTTTTAATTGAAAATTGTAAATAATAATTTTATCAAAAAAAATAACACAGGAAATTATAGTTGAGGGTTTAGAAGCCTGTGATTATGCAGCTTACAAAATAACAGAGAGACCGCAGCACAGGTTTGCTGCTGAAAAAATCACCAATAGCTTCTTCC
Coding sequences within it:
- a CDS encoding ABC transporter permease; this translates as MGILKCLYEKKELDVDTGFFSLFSFPLIKGTPATVLKNLNSVVLTESTAKKYFGSVDNAMANIITLNKEIPLKVTGIAKDVKLLCVFFLADPLWPSFACTFF